One Nostoc sp. UHCC 0302 DNA window includes the following coding sequences:
- a CDS encoding DUF2795 domain-containing protein, protein MARINPVQLQKHLKGIDYPASKQELIVHAQQHGADENAISALESLPEDQYETPTDVSRAISETE, encoded by the coding sequence ATGGCTAGAATTAACCCAGTGCAATTACAGAAACACTTGAAAGGAATAGACTATCCAGCTAGTAAGCAAGAACTCATAGTTCATGCTCAACAACATGGTGCTGATGAAAATGCCATATCAGCATTAGAATCTTTACCAGAAGACCAATATGAAACCCCAACGGATGTAAGTAGAGCTATTAGTGAAACCGAATAG
- the psbA gene encoding photosystem II q(b) protein: protein MTATLQRRESANVWERFCNWITSTNNRLYIGWFGVLMIPTLLAATTCFIIAFIAAPPVDIDGIREPVAGSLIYGNNIISGAVVPSSNAIGLHFYPIWEAASLDEWLYNGGPYQLVVFHFLIGVFCYMGREWELSYRLGMRPWIAIAYSAPVAAATAVFLVYPIGQGSFSDGMPLGISGTFNFMIVFQAEHNILMHPFHQLGVAGVFGGSLFSAMHGSLVTSSLVRETTESESQNYGYKFGQEEETYNIVAAHGYFGRLIFQYASFNNSRSLHFFLAAWPVIGIWFTALGVSTMAFNLNGFNFNQSIIDSQGRVINTWADIINRANLGMEVMHERNAHNFPLDLASAEDAPVALTAPAING, encoded by the coding sequence ATGACAGCAACCTTACAAAGACGCGAAAGCGCCAACGTGTGGGAGCGGTTCTGCAACTGGATCACCAGCACCAACAACCGCCTATACATCGGTTGGTTCGGCGTACTGATGATTCCCACCTTGCTAGCTGCAACCACCTGCTTCATCATCGCCTTCATCGCTGCACCTCCAGTAGACATCGACGGCATCCGCGAACCAGTAGCAGGTTCCTTGATTTATGGCAACAACATCATCTCCGGTGCAGTTGTGCCTTCCTCCAACGCCATCGGCTTGCACTTCTACCCAATTTGGGAAGCAGCATCCTTAGACGAATGGTTGTACAACGGTGGCCCTTACCAATTGGTAGTGTTCCACTTCTTGATTGGCGTATTCTGCTACATGGGACGTGAGTGGGAACTATCCTACCGCTTAGGAATGCGTCCTTGGATTGCAATTGCATATTCTGCACCAGTTGCAGCAGCAACCGCAGTATTCCTCGTATACCCAATCGGACAAGGTTCCTTCTCAGACGGTATGCCCTTGGGTATCTCCGGAACCTTCAACTTCATGATTGTCTTCCAAGCGGAACACAACATCCTCATGCACCCCTTCCACCAGTTAGGTGTAGCAGGTGTATTCGGCGGAAGTTTATTCAGTGCAATGCACGGTTCTTTGGTAACCTCTTCCTTAGTTCGTGAAACAACCGAATCAGAATCACAGAACTACGGTTACAAGTTTGGACAAGAAGAAGAAACCTACAACATCGTTGCAGCCCACGGCTACTTCGGTCGTCTCATCTTCCAATACGCTTCATTCAACAACAGCCGTTCCTTGCACTTCTTCTTGGCAGCATGGCCAGTAATCGGCATCTGGTTCACCGCTTTGGGTGTCAGCACAATGGCTTTCAACCTCAACGGTTTCAACTTCAACCAGTCGATTATTGACTCACAAGGTCGTGTAATCAACACTTGGGCAGACATTATCAACCGCGCCAACCTGGGTATGGAAGTCATGCACGAGCGTAACGCTCACAACTTCCCTCTGGATTTGGCTTCTGCTGAAGATGCTCCTGTAGCCCTAACTGCTCCTGCTATTAACGGTTAA
- a CDS encoding transcription factor RcaD, which yields MDTNELKFLLKLLGCPDYRSSLTASAFKTFKGKDKICLDLGERELVDYSREIATVKILPPGDALLKDPGEIPITDKELKVLEKISKASSKITPSKITSLKAAERDAILKALSDRGLIEAEIKKAKSKAEIWLTERGIEYLRDDYSPNKGSNPVISLELLNNYLRFLRKTLRVKPEQVFSSLLISEHLSSETTTNISDKEILQIIEKLYRDLGTENYLPIFHLRQKLEPQLSRDQLDQVLYRLEEANQIELSTLAEPRDYTPEQVDAGISQISGGCLFFITVN from the coding sequence ATGGATACGAATGAGTTAAAGTTTCTCTTAAAGCTGTTGGGATGCCCCGATTATCGCTCTAGCCTTACTGCAAGCGCTTTTAAGACTTTTAAAGGTAAAGACAAAATTTGTTTGGATTTAGGCGAGCGCGAACTAGTAGACTATTCTCGTGAGATTGCTACAGTCAAAATTTTACCGCCAGGTGATGCCCTACTGAAAGATCCAGGTGAAATACCTATCACAGACAAAGAACTGAAGGTACTGGAGAAGATCAGTAAAGCTTCAAGCAAAATCACCCCCAGCAAAATTACCTCGCTGAAAGCTGCTGAACGAGATGCGATATTGAAAGCGTTGAGTGATAGGGGATTAATTGAAGCTGAAATCAAAAAGGCAAAGAGTAAAGCTGAGATTTGGCTGACTGAACGAGGAATTGAATATTTGCGGGATGATTACAGTCCCAACAAAGGCTCTAATCCTGTCATTAGCTTGGAACTACTGAACAATTACCTACGGTTTTTACGGAAAACTCTGCGGGTGAAGCCAGAGCAAGTATTTAGTTCACTACTTATTAGTGAACATTTATCTTCTGAAACAACTACCAATATCAGTGATAAAGAAATTTTACAAATTATAGAGAAATTATACAGAGATTTGGGTACAGAGAATTATTTACCAATTTTCCATCTACGGCAAAAGTTAGAACCACAATTATCACGGGATCAATTAGATCAGGTGCTGTATCGTCTTGAAGAGGCTAACCAAATTGAGCTAAGTACATTGGCAGAGCCACGCGATTATACTCCTGAACAAGTTGACGCTGGAATTTCACAAATAAGCGGTGGCTGCTTGTTCTTCATCACAGTGAATTAG